Genomic DNA from Paenibacillus borealis:
GACGGCAAGGATGTGCAAAAAGCGCTCGATGACGCGCAGGCACAAATTGAACAGGAGTTGAAATAAACGGATAGTTAAACTGGGAGAGCTACTCTGCGGGCAGAGTAGCTCTATTTTAAAGCACTATCTAAGTTTCACCATGAAAGGAGTAGAGCAATGTTTAAAAACTTTCTGTACTCGCAAAAGGTCGCTCCTTACGTGTTCGTGCTGCCCTTTGTGCTGGTGTTCCTCATTTTTTGGGTATATCCCCTGCTTAGCTCGTTCGGTATGAGTTTTCAAAAGGTAACGCTCGGCCAGGAGGCGCAGTGGGTAGGAATCGACAACTATACGAAGCTGATGAGTGACACGATCTTCTTCAAAGCCGTCCGCAACAGCGGCGTATATATGATCCTGACCCTGCTTATTCTCATTCCTTTTCCAATGCTGTTCGCGGTCCTGATCAACAATAAATTTATGTGGGGACGGGAATTCTTCAAATCCTCCTTCTTCTTTCCGGCACTGACCTCGGTGGTTGTAGCCGGTACGATCTTCAGATTAATGTTCGGCGAAATGGAGGGGTCCTTGATCAACAGCCTTCTGGGCCTATTCGGCGTAGAGCCGGTTAAATTCCTGAAAGGGCAGGTCACAGGATTTATCGCCCTGGTCGCCTTGGCCAGCTGGAGATGGATGGGGGTCAATATGCTGTACTTCCTGTCCGGCCTGAAGAATATTCCGGATGATTATTATGAAGCGGCATCGATTGACGGAGCGTCAGCTTTTCAGAAATTCACCAGAATCACTATGCCTTTGTTGAAGCCTACAACCATATATGTACTGACGATCAGTATTTACGCCGGTCTGGCCATGTTCATTGAGAGCATGATGTTGTGGAACGGCAATAATTCCCCGAAGAATATAGGCCTCACCATTGTCGGGTATCTGTACCGCCAGGGAATTGAAAAGAACAATCTTGGATATGCGGCTGCGGTTGGCATTGTACTGCTCTTGATTACCATGGTGATCAACCTGACACAACTGGCCTTTAGCGGCATGTTTAAGAAGGAGGATTAGAATGAAAAAAGAAACTGCAGTCAAAATCATCCTCTTTGCCTTCTTTACGGTGGTATGCCTCCTGATCCTGATACCCTTCTATGCGGTGACGATTGCCTCCTTCAAGCCTGGTGAAGATTTGATCAGATATGGGCTGAATCTGAAGTTCGACCTTTCGGTAATGAATTTCGATAACTTCGTGTACCTGTTTACAGGCGATCATGCCTACTTTACATGGTTCTTTAATTCGGTGCTGCTTACGCTGGTGCAGGTAACGTTGACCTTGCTGGTAAGCGCCACAGTGGCTTATGGTTTCTCGGCATATGAATTCAGAGGGAAGAACTTCCTTTTTATATGTGTGCTTCTTATCATGATGGTTCCGTTTGAGATTCTGCTGCTGCCTCTGTATACCTTGACCAATAATATGGGGCTGATGAACAGCTACTCCGCAATTATTCTGCCGGGGATAGCCGGTGCAGCGACGATATTCTTCTTCAGACAATATTTAAGCGGAATTCCCAAGGAAATTATCGCGGCCGGCAGAGTCGACGGGGCCAGTGAATACGGGATTTATCTGCGCCTGATCCTGCCTATCATGAAGCCTTCTTTCGCCGCGATGGCGATTCTGAACGGTATGAACAGCTGGAACAACTTCCTCTGGCCGTTCATGGTGCTTAGCAGCGAGCACAAATATACCCTGCCAATCGGACTCAAGACACTCCTGACTCCGTACGGCAACAACTATGATCTGCTTATTGTCGGCTCGTTCTTCTCCATTCTGCCGATTCTGGCCTTATTCCTGGCCTTCCAAAAGTATTTCATCGACGGGATGACCGCCGGAGCGGTAAAAGGGTAAAGCTTGCCTGTACTATTCCCAGATAATTTCTTAGATAAAAAGCTCAGACCAAAGGAGAAACCATGATGAGTACAAATAGAGAGTACAGCAATCCGCTTGTGGAGCAGCGCGCAGATCCCTGGGTGTACAAACATACAGACGGCTATTACTATTTCACGGCTTCCGTACCGGAATATGACCGGATTGAAGTGCGCAGAGCCGCAACAATTGAAGGGCTAAGAGAGGCTACGCCAGTTGTAGTCTGGCGCAAATATGAGACGGGTCCGCTCAGCGCCAATATCTGGGCTCCCGAGCTCCACTACATCGATGGTAAATGGTATATTTATTTCGCTGCTGCCCGGACCACCGAGACGAAGGAAGGGCTGTTCGATCACCGTATGTTCGTGCTGGAGAATGAGTCGGCAAATCCGCTGGAAGGGGAGTGGGTGGAGAAAGGGCAGATGAAAACGGCCTGGGAATCCTTTGCCCTGGATGCCACTTCATTCGAGCACAAGGGAGTGCGGTATTATGTATGGGCGCAGAAGGACCCTGAGATTGAGGGGAACTCCAACCTGTACATTTCGGCCATGGCTAACGGCTGGACGTTAACAGGTCCGCAGACGATGATCGCTACGCCGGAGTATCCGTGGGAAATTATCGGCTTCCGGGTGAATGAGGGCGCTGCGGTGCTGAAACGCAGCGGCAAGATCTTCATGAGCTTCTCGGCCAGCGCGACCGACTACAATTACTGCATGGGACTGCTTACCGCAGACGAGGACAGTGATCTGCTGGACGCCGCCTCCTGGATCAAACATCCTGAGCCGGTCTTCAAGACCAGTGAGGAGAACGGGCAATACGGCCCGGGGCATAACAGCTTCACAGTGGATGAGAACGGTGAGGATGTGCTGATCTACCATGCCCGCAATTATAAGGAGATTACAGGAGACCCGCTGTACGATCCGAACCGCCACACCCGGGCCCAGCGCCTGCATTGGAATGAAGACGGCACACCGGATTTCGGCGTGCCGGTGAAGGACGGCGGGAAGTAACAGACCGGTTCCCGTGACCCGGAGCCGCAATGGCAGATGACTGGCCTGCAAGATGCGGAAAGCCCTGCTATTTAGAGTGAACTTAAGTTCTGCTTATATAGACACAAAAAATCCCGCTCCCCTGGCAGGGGGCGGGATTTTTTGTGTCTTCTTTTATCAGACGGGTTATAACTGTATTTGGTACAACTAAAGTGACCAGTTATTGCGTGGTAAGTACTATAGTTGTATTCTCTGCAATTATATTGACCTTCGTGCGGCAAAGGAGCACTTTTCGCTACTTTTAGTTGTACAGAATACAATTAAGAGATCGGATTTGCTTGCTGGCCGTCTTTTAAGTGTACGGAATACAACTATCGGTGAGAGAAGCTAAATTTACGATCTTCTCGATTAACCCGCCGTTTGTGTGGGAGCTCTGAGTGGTTTTATTGAATTCATGCGAGATCCTGCACAAAATACAACATTTCCCTCATCATGTCGGCCCTAATCCAAGATTGTTGTATGAAATGCAGCATTTCTCCTCCTCCAGGCGGGTTTAGCCGGACAATTCTTGTATTTTGTGCAACATTCCTCCCGAACAGCCGGATATACAGGGAGCCAAGTTGTAAAACGTACAACATTTATGCCTAGGTGAAGCTCTGTGCCGCGAATTGTGCATTGAACACAGAACACAGAACATAGGAAGGTCACTCCACTCCTGCTGCCCGGCGCGGCACTTCGGGGACAATAGTGTATTCCTAATGTTTCTTGCCATCTATAGGAACTGTAATGGTCTTGTCATATGTCTTAATATAATGGAATCCATCCAGCAGCAGGAACTGCGGCGCCTCCTCCGTATTGAACGAATAGGTCCGCTCCCAGAGGATGTTGCCGTTCTTCAAGTCCCACGGACGGGACTGGGATATAGAAGCAACGGGAACTGTGGTTCCTCCGGCTTGAACAGCTAAAGTCTCCGTGTCGAGGAAGGTGAACTGCTTTCCGGCGATCACGATATCATAACCGGAACCGGTCCGGGTGACGCTTCGAATCCAGAGCTTCTCCGCGCCAAGCTGAATAGAGCGGTCAGACGGTGAAGCCAGGGAGACAGGCTGTTCTATTTGCTGATATCCGGTGAAATTATCGAGTACCAGTTCAACACTTTGCAGCTTGTCTGTCGGGAGTACATCGTATTCGATTTCAAATTCCGAGAGTCCCGTTTTGCCGGAACGGGCCGACCGCATGGACCAGTAATTTACTTCAATCCCATTCACATAGAGCTTGGTTACAGCCGAGAATCTCGGAGTTTCCCCGTCTTCCAGTTCATAATGTCCCTTTACAATGGTTGATGTTGGTGAAGCTGTAATAGAGTCATAGTGGACAGTTCCCTGATCCACCGGAACAGCTTGGGAAATATCCGCTGTGAGCAGGCTTTTCATGGCTTTGTTCGCTTCAAATTTGAAGGAGACAGGATAGTGTGCCACTGTCCCATTCTCCAGCCACTCGCTGAATGTAACGGTCAATGTTCTGGAGAAGGGGCTGGCCGGCTCAAATTTGTATACTCCCTCGAAACGGGTACCGTCTTTGCTGCCGCCGCTCCCCCCCAGGGGATCTGAATCCGTCAGGAACCCTTCCAGTTTATCTACTCCGTAACGGAGTGAATAGTTGCCGTCAGGGAAGTCGCCAGTATATACACTGCCTGAAGCCGGATCAATGCTGTAATACATCGTCAGGGCGTTGTCGTCCGCAATTACCCCGTTAATGGTAATAACCGTTCCGTCATCTAACGTTTTGCTTTTATTGACGCTTTGACCGTATCCGTGGCCCGCCAATTCAGAAAAGGCCATGGTATCCAGCTCGCTTTTACTAAACAGCTTCCCGCCGTAATAAGCAAATGCAGGATATTGATAGATGCCCACCGTCAGAATAAATGCTGCCGCTGCTGAGGCAACCCAGGTTCTCACTCTACTCCGGGTTCTTGTCTTCACAGGAACACGCTCAAGCGCTGTTCGAAGTCTGCCCTCAAGTTCTGACGGGGTCATGATCTGCTGATGCTCCTGTAATCTCTCCTCGATCGTTCTCATAACGGTCACCTCCAATCATAGCTTTCAGCTTCTGTATCCCTTGCGAAATCCTTGATTTGATCGTCCCGACCGGTGAATCGGTCATCTCGGCAATCGTCTGATAGGGAAGATCGTGAACATAGCGGAGTTCAATCGCTTCCCGCTGCCGCGGGTTCAGGTGAGCAAGCAGCATCGACATGTCCAGCTCAGACTCCGTAGTACTATAAGGGTTGTCTGCAGTCCATGCGGCAAGTGGAGGCTCCCGGTCGTCTTCGTCGTCCAGAGGAAGATAACGCTCCTGTTTGCGGAGGACGGTCTTGCAGCGGTTCACAAGTATCGTTTTGCTCCAGCTGTAGAAGGCCTCCCTTTTGTTCAATTGCTCCAGCTTCTCGTAAAGCGTAACAATCATATCCTCCATGACATCCATGGCATCGTGCTCATTGCCCATATAGCTGTAGGCAAGCCGGTAATAAGCGTCCTGTTCAGCTAAAATTAATTGTAATAAGGCTTCCTTGTTACCCCGCTGGGCTTGTCTCACAAGACGGCTTACATTCATGTTCTCACCTCTTTCATAAATAAGAGTTCCCGGAGGTCCTAAAAGTTCATTATGCACAAAAAAAATCTCCACAGCCTGTTCCGGGGGGAAATGAGTAGCCCCTGGAAGCCGCGGAGGAATCAGTATGATGAGCTTTCTTCATTCATTCGTAGAAGAGCAGCCGTTTGGCATAAGCGTTACGGAAGTCGGTGGGGGTGAGGCCGACGATTTTTTTGAACGATTTCATGAAATTATGGCAATCCTTATAGCCGAGCTGCAGCGAGACTTCACTGACATTCTGGTTGGTATCGGCCAGCAGGAATTTCGCCAGCTCCATCTTCTGCTGCAGAATATATTGCTTCAGGGAGATCCCGGAGATAACGGTGAACAGATGGGAGAGATATTTCTCATTGTAGCCGAAGTAGGCGGCGATTTGCGATACCTTGATGTGTTCACTGCGGCTCCACTTGATGTAGTCCACAATATCGTTATACAGCTGCTCCTGCTTTGTTTTCTTGAGCGGATCAGCATCGGTATCACAGGTCTGGTTGTAGAGCTCGCACAGAATCACAGTAGTCATGTAGTTGTTGAGTGTAGTCTGATTGTAACCCCGCACCGAATCCTGCAGCTGCTTCATCATTACGATAATTTTCTCCAGGCTCCGGAGGGTTCCGTACTGGGGCAATAGAATCCGGTTATCTTCCTTGTCATAGGTGCGGGAGGAGAGATCGGTAACCTGAATCCCGCTTGTGGAATGAAAGTGCAGCCAGTAGAAACTGCATTCAGAGGACTTGTACCCGTATTGCTTGGTGAGCGGGGGGAGGAGCAGATACTCTCCTTTGGAGACCGTGAATTGCTTGTTGTCACCGGCCAGATAGAGCACCCCTTCGGTCATAACGATAAGCTCATAATCCTGCAAAATCCTGCTCAGATGGATCCATTCTGCAGAGGGGGCGACAAACTTGCCGGTAATCTCCAGATTCACTGGTTTATCCACAATCAGCTCGAAGGCAGTCATTTGCATGTCCCCTTTTTTCTGACTTTAATACACTTCTTCTATCCTTTATTATTCCTTAATCACGGTATGAAGTAAAGCGCTTCCTAAATTAAATGTTTAGGTAAAGACTAACCTTTTTACACATATTCGAACATTAAACTATTTATCCGAATTTGAAATAAGGGTAAGCTGTAGATAAGCCAAACAGACAAACTAAACCTATAATCAGGCAAAGGAGATGAGGCTAAAAAGCTTGTGAAATATGGCATTTGCGCTACAAATGGCGAGGGGATATTTTTTTAGATTATTATGTAAGCGTATACATTTTTGTGCGGGCAAAAAACCGGAAACAAATTGGATCAGAAATGTGTGAGGAAGAATCCGGAAATACAGAAGCGGTTTCGGTTAATTTTAGCAAATGTTGAAATATATCTTGCTTTACCATAGAGGCGGAAAGAAAAAGGGAGGATACAAAATGAAGAAGTTTCTAACGGGTATGCTCGCGCTTGTGCTCGGTGCGGCGGCGTTATCGGGATGCTCCGGCGGCAACAATACAAATACAAATACAGATGCTGCCGGTGGCGGAGATACGGGCAAGAAGGTGAAGCTTACAGCAATTATGACCAAACATCCGCTGACCCAGGAATTCTCCAAAATGCAATGGCTGCAGGAGGCTGAGGAACGCGCCGGCGTTGAAATTGAGTGGCAGGAGGTCACGGCGGACTGGGATCAGAAAAAAGGTACACTGCTCGCCAGCGGCGATATTCCTGACCTGATTGTGGGTGTGAATTCCATTACGGATGCTGACTTCTCGCAGTTCCCGGGCCTCTTCGAGGATATGAGCGGACTGATCAAGGATTACGGCCCTAACGTGCAGGCGATGTTCGATGCCAAACCGGAGACCAAAGTGATTGCCACACAGCTGGACGGCAAAATCTATGGCCTGCCTAAATACCAGAGATTCTGGCCGGAAACAACGACACGCCAGTTCATCAACCAGAAGTGGCTGGACAATCTCGGCCTGCAGATGCCGACGAACTGGGATGAGCTGTTCGATGTGCTGAAAGCATTCAAGGATGAAGATGCCAACGGAAATGGCGATAAGAATGACGAAATTCCGATGGATTTTGCGCCTACAGGAACTGTGGCGTTCGGAGCCTTTATGCCGACCGTGCTGATGGGAAGCGAAGGGATTACACTGACGGATAACAGCGGACTGGGTTATTTCGTCGAAGACGGCAAGGTGAAGAACTTCTTCACGGATGAGCGCTACAAAACGCTGGTCGCGTTCCTGAACAAATGCTTCAGTGCCGGACTGATCAATCCTGAAGTGTTCACCCAGGATTATACCAAATACCAGTCCGTTGCCCGCGGCAACGGTGACACAGCAGCCGTCGGCTTCACCTGGGGCTGGGAGGTAACAGACAGAGTCGGCAACGCGCTGGCTCCGCAGTATACCTCGATGTCCCCGCTCAAGGTCTCTGCTGATTCCACCAGCAAGATCTCCTGGAGCTATGATTACAACTCCCTGAACTATGGGGTCAATGCGATACAAATGTCCGCCAAATCCAAGCATAAAGAAGCGGCCATGAAGTTCATCAATGAATTATATGATCCTACCGTAAGTATGCAGGTGCTGTTCGGCTCCCTCGGCACGAATATCGGTGACAACGGAGACGGCAGCTACAGTATTCTTCCTCCTGCGGATCCCGCGATGGACCCTGGGACCTGGAAGTGGACCTCCTCCTGGGCGGATAACGGCGCCATGTATATTGCCGATTCCCTTAAGCTGACGCTGGGTACGGATATGCAGTCTGTCGGCAGCCAGACCGAGCCGCTCAAAGCGGCGCTGGACGGAATCAACAAGGATACGGATGTGCTGCCGAGCATGTTCATCAAGTATAGTGCGGCGGATAACAACACCATGAGCTTGAATAACACCGGCATGATGTCTCTCGCCCTGTCGAAATGGTCGCAATGGATTACCAAGGGCGGCATTGATTCCGAGTGGGACGACTATGTGAAGAATATCGGGAAGACCGGGGTAGACAAGAATATTGAGATCATCCAGAAGTATTATGACGATTACAAAAAGAATCAATAAGCGCAGATAAGCACCGTAAGTGCTATAAGAGAAACCGGGACCGGAAGAAGCGTCAGCGGGGTACAGGGCTGAGACCGCTTGTTCCGGCTCCTTGATGGAAGGGTGGTTCTGATGATATCCAAGAATCTGTATGAGCATCCGGCTCAGCCAAGGGCGCATAAGAAGCCCACCGTACTGAATACCTTCAAGCGGGATCATCAGCTGTGGATTATGATTTTTCCGGCTATTGTCGTGATCTTTATCTTCAACTATATCCCGATGTACGGCATCCAGCTGGCGTTCCGTGATTATGATTTCAGCAAAGGACTGACCGGGGGCGCGTGGAGAGGGCTGTTCTATTTCCGGCAGTTTTTTGACAGCTATATGTTTGCCGATCTGATGAAAAACACGGTAGCGATCAGTCTCGCCACAGTGATTCTAAGCTTCCCTGCACCGATTATTCTGGCGCTGCTGATTAACCAGGTGCGCTGGAAGCGCGCCAAAAAAACGCTCCAGACGACCGTGTATCTGCCGCATTTTATCTCCATCGTCGTTATGGTGGGTCTGCTGAACGTACTGCTCTCCCCGAATTCGGGGGTAATCGGACATATTCTCAGCTCGGTCGGACTGGGTGATGTCAACCTGCTGGGCTCGACGGGGACGTTCGTTCCGGTCTATGTGCTCTCGGAGATCTGGCAGCATTGCGGGTGGAACAGCATCATCTATCTGGCCGCACTGTCTACTGTGGACCCGCAGCTCTATGACTCCTCCAAAATCGACGGGGCCAGCCGCTGGCAGACGATCAAGCATGTCGATATCCCGGCGCTGATTCCGACCATTATCATTCTGTTCGTGCTCAGTATGGGGAATGTGCTCAGCACAGGCTTCGAGAAGGTATTCCTGATGCAGAATGCCCTGAACCTTCCGGTCTCCGAGGTCATCGCGACCTATGTCTACAAAATCGGGATTATCAGCAACCAGTTCAGCTATTCCGCCGCCATCGGGCTGTTTAATACCGTGATCAACTTTGTGTTCCTGTACGCGATGAATATGATTGCCCGCAAGTCCTCGGATATCAGCCTGTGGTAGCAGAGCTTACGGAAGGAGTGGAGTAGCATGCAGCTAATCACTAACAGTAAAGGTAAAAATAAAACCGACATCCTCTTCGATGCCGTGGTCTATCTGGTGTGCCTGCTCATCTTTTTGAGCATTGTATACCCGCTGTATTTCGTTATTATCGCCTCTGTCAGTGATTCCACGCTGGTGTCGACGGGCCAGGTAACGATTTTTCCCAAGAATATCAGCTTCTTCGGCTATAGTGAAATCTTCAAGGATTCGCGGATCTGGACAGGGTATAGCAACACGCTGCTCTATACGGTGCTCGGGACGGCCGTGAACCTACTGTTCACCTTGCCTGCGGCGTATGTGCTGTCCAGACAGGAGTTCCGGGCCCGGCGGTTTCTGATGCTGACCTTTGTAATCACACTGTTCTTCAACGGCGGACTGATTCCAACCTACCTGCTGATGAAGGATATGCACATGACGAATACGATGTGGGTGTTTATTTTCCCGTTCTGCGTGAATGTCTATAATCTGATTATCGCCCGCTCGTTCTTCGAGAATTCGATCCCCAAAGAGCTGTTTGAGGCGGCTTCGATGGACGGGTGTACGCATTTCAAATTCTTCCTGAAGGTCGCCCTGCCGCTCTCCAAAGCGGTGGTGTCTGTAATCGGGCTGTATTATCTCGTTGCCCACTGGAATGACTTCTTCACCGGACTGATCTATATCCGCAGCAATAACCTGCAGCCGCTGCAGATTGTGCTGAGAGATATTCTGCTGTCCAACCAGGTATTCTCGCAAGGTGCGGGAGCGGGCGGTTCAGCCGGAGGTTATGCCCAGCAGTATGCGGATCAGGTGAAGTATGGAGTCATCATCGTGTCTACCCTGCCGATTCTGATTGTGTACCCGTTCATCCAGAAGTACTTCGATAAAGGGGTCATGATCGGCTCAGTCAAAGGTTAATGAGGAGGATGAGTGATGAACACAGGTACTAAGAATAATGCGACAGTAAACCCAGGTATGCTGTACCGGCCGGGTACGGTGAAAATAGCCCCTGCCATGCAGGCCTTCGGCTACAGCCATGTTGCGCTTAAGCCCGGCCACTGGAAACAGCAGCAGGATGAGACCATCGAGATGTATCTCGGTATCCCGGATGAGGATCTGCTGCATATTTTCCGGGTCAAAGCGGGTGTGCCCTCGGAGGCTGACGGTTTAGCCGGCTGGTACGGGGCGGGGGCAAGCACCTTCGGCCAGAAGCTGGGGGCGTATGCGAAGCTGTACCGGGTGACCGGAGATTTCAGACTGCATGAGAAAGCGGTGCTGCTCGCAGGGGAGTGGATCGCCTGCGCCGAGCAGTCCGCTGAATTATTCGACAATGATACTTATGTCTATGAGAAGCTGCTTGGCGGCTTCCTCGACCTGTATGAGTATCTGGGCTATGAGCGGATTCTCCCTTATGTGCTGAAGCTGACGGAGGCGGCAATGGCCCGCTTCAAGCAGGATATTGCCCGCGACGGGCTGCAGGACCATGGGCTGTGGTCCAACCATATGATCGAATGGTACACGCTGCCGGAGAATCTGTACCGTGCGTATCAGCTGACCGGGGAGGAGAAGTTCAAGGACTTCGCCAAGGGATGGGACTACGATTACTTGTGGGATAAGCTGAACAGCAGGGATTTCGCAATCGGCCCGCGTCACGCCTACAGCCAGGTGAACAGTCTATCCAGCGCAGCGCGCGCCTATGAAGTGACCGGGGATGAGCGTTATCTGTCGGCGATGAAGATTGCTTACGATGAGCTTACGACCCATCATATCTTTGCCACCGGCGGCTATGGGCCTGCGGAATGCCTGTTCACCGAGAAGGAAGGTTATCTGGGGGATTCACTGAAATCAACCTGGGATTCTACGTTGTCCAGCCTGACCTATACCAATTTCTCCGGGACGGAAGTCACCCGCAATGACACCTGGGGCAGCTGCGAGGTCTCCTGCTGTGCCTGGGCGGTGTTCAAATTCTGCAACTACCTGCTGCAGTATACCGGGGAAGCCAAGTACGGCGAATGGGTGGAGAAGCTGCTGTATAACGGAACGGGCGCGCAGCTCCCGGTGAAGCCGGACGGAAGAGTGATGTATTATGCCAACTACTTTCTGGACGGTGCAGTCAAGACGGTGGAGGACCGGAGACTGCAGGAGGGCGGGCATAATTTCGAATGGCAATGCTGCACAGGCACCTTCCCGCAGGATGTCGCGGAGTATAGCAATATGCTCTATTATCACAGCGGGGATAGTCTGTATGTATCGCAGTATCTGCCCTCCAAGGTGGATTGGGTCAAAGACGGAGTGAAGATTAGGCTGGAGAACTACTCGCCATATCCGGAAGCCGAGGGTCCGGTTAAGCTGCGGATCAGCCTGGAGGGCAGTGCGGAATTCGGGCTGAAGCTGCGCGTTCCGGCGTGGGCTACAGGATTGAACAGCTTGAAGATCAACGGGGAAGAGGTGGAGACGGCGGTTGTGCCCGGTGAGTGGGCTTCAGTCCGCAGGGAGTGGAGCGATGGGGACATCGTGGAGATCGATTTCCCGTTTCCGCTCTATTTCAGAGCCGTAGATGCTGCGAATCCCGGCATTGCCGCTTTGAATTACGGCCCGCTGGTGCTGGCAGCTGACAAAATGACCCGGTTCATTGGTGACACCGCCGAGCCCGCCGAATGGATTCATCCGGTAGAAGGGCAGCAGCCGTATACCTTCGAGACGGACAAAGGCCATGTGGCAGGATACAGCCACCTGACCCGCAGCTTCAAGCCTTATTACAAAATCGGAGAAATGCAGTGGTATTATATGTATAACGAAATCCAGCCGCGTTAGCGGCTGGATTCTTTGTTTGTTTGTGGTTATGAACCGTAATACGAGCGTTGTTAAGTAAGTTGAACATAAGCCTTAACATAAGCCTTAACATAAGACCAGAACATAAAACTTAAATATAAAACTAACCTTCATTTTGTGAATATTTGAACCGCAAATTCTTCATTCATCCGCTTTTTGTGGCGGGGATCCGCTGGCTTTTATAAAATCCTGTACAAATCCTGCACATAATACAACATTTCCCTCGTCTTATCGGCCGAAATCCACAATTGTTGTATCAAATGCAGGATTTCAGCTTTTTCCAGCGGTTTAGCAGGATTATTCTTGTATTTCATACAACAATCCTCCCGGATACCCGGCTATCCATCAATCCATGTTGCAAAACGTGCAACATTTATGTCTACAGTGCCTCCGAAGAGGTCTCCTTTCTTCTGCAGGTCACGAATTAAGTGCAGGGCATTGACGTATTCCGCCAGCCCCGCTGTGACTGACCGGGAACCTGCAGGGGTGTTGTCTAAAGTGCAGCTTATATAGCGTGTTTATTCCTTCTTCACGATTGTAATCATATATTCTCGCTCCGTGATATGATCCTCGGCCTTAACCGTGAGGTTCAGCGTCGTGCGTTGCCCAGTCAGCTTAACCTGACGCGGGAGCGAGTCCTCGATCAGAATCCCGTCCGCATAGACC
This window encodes:
- a CDS encoding carbohydrate ABC transporter permease; its protein translation is MFKNFLYSQKVAPYVFVLPFVLVFLIFWVYPLLSSFGMSFQKVTLGQEAQWVGIDNYTKLMSDTIFFKAVRNSGVYMILTLLILIPFPMLFAVLINNKFMWGREFFKSSFFFPALTSVVVAGTIFRLMFGEMEGSLINSLLGLFGVEPVKFLKGQVTGFIALVALASWRWMGVNMLYFLSGLKNIPDDYYEAASIDGASAFQKFTRITMPLLKPTTIYVLTISIYAGLAMFIESMMLWNGNNSPKNIGLTIVGYLYRQGIEKNNLGYAAAVGIVLLLITMVINLTQLAFSGMFKKED
- a CDS encoding carbohydrate ABC transporter permease, with protein sequence MKKETAVKIILFAFFTVVCLLILIPFYAVTIASFKPGEDLIRYGLNLKFDLSVMNFDNFVYLFTGDHAYFTWFFNSVLLTLVQVTLTLLVSATVAYGFSAYEFRGKNFLFICVLLIMMVPFEILLLPLYTLTNNMGLMNSYSAIILPGIAGAATIFFFRQYLSGIPKEIIAAGRVDGASEYGIYLRLILPIMKPSFAAMAILNGMNSWNNFLWPFMVLSSEHKYTLPIGLKTLLTPYGNNYDLLIVGSFFSILPILALFLAFQKYFIDGMTAGAVKG
- a CDS encoding glycoside hydrolase family 43 protein, whose product is MSTNREYSNPLVEQRADPWVYKHTDGYYYFTASVPEYDRIEVRRAATIEGLREATPVVVWRKYETGPLSANIWAPELHYIDGKWYIYFAAARTTETKEGLFDHRMFVLENESANPLEGEWVEKGQMKTAWESFALDATSFEHKGVRYYVWAQKDPEIEGNSNLYISAMANGWTLTGPQTMIATPEYPWEIIGFRVNEGAAVLKRSGKIFMSFSASATDYNYCMGLLTADEDSDLLDAASWIKHPEPVFKTSEENGQYGPGHNSFTVDENGEDVLIYHARNYKEITGDPLYDPNRHTRAQRLHWNEDGTPDFGVPVKDGGK
- a CDS encoding DUF4179 domain-containing protein; this encodes MRTIEERLQEHQQIMTPSELEGRLRTALERVPVKTRTRSRVRTWVASAAAAFILTVGIYQYPAFAYYGGKLFSKSELDTMAFSELAGHGYGQSVNKSKTLDDGTVITINGVIADDNALTMYYSIDPASGSVYTGDFPDGNYSLRYGVDKLEGFLTDSDPLGGSGGSKDGTRFEGVYKFEPASPFSRTLTVTFSEWLENGTVAHYPVSFKFEANKAMKSLLTADISQAVPVDQGTVHYDSITASPTSTIVKGHYELEDGETPRFSAVTKLYVNGIEVNYWSMRSARSGKTGLSEFEIEYDVLPTDKLQSVELVLDNFTGYQQIEQPVSLASPSDRSIQLGAEKLWIRSVTRTGSGYDIVIAGKQFTFLDTETLAVQAGGTTVPVASISQSRPWDLKNGNILWERTYSFNTEEAPQFLLLDGFHYIKTYDKTITVPIDGKKH
- a CDS encoding RNA polymerase sigma factor; this encodes MNVSRLVRQAQRGNKEALLQLILAEQDAYYRLAYSYMGNEHDAMDVMEDMIVTLYEKLEQLNKREAFYSWSKTILVNRCKTVLRKQERYLPLDDEDDREPPLAAWTADNPYSTTESELDMSMLLAHLNPRQREAIELRYVHDLPYQTIAEMTDSPVGTIKSRISQGIQKLKAMIGGDRYENDRGEITGASADHDPVRT
- a CDS encoding AraC family transcriptional regulator, with amino-acid sequence MTAFELIVDKPVNLEITGKFVAPSAEWIHLSRILQDYELIVMTEGVLYLAGDNKQFTVSKGEYLLLPPLTKQYGYKSSECSFYWLHFHSTSGIQVTDLSSRTYDKEDNRILLPQYGTLRSLEKIIVMMKQLQDSVRGYNQTTLNNYMTTVILCELYNQTCDTDADPLKKTKQEQLYNDIVDYIKWSRSEHIKVSQIAAYFGYNEKYLSHLFTVISGISLKQYILQQKMELAKFLLADTNQNVSEVSLQLGYKDCHNFMKSFKKIVGLTPTDFRNAYAKRLLFYE
- a CDS encoding extracellular solute-binding protein, with translation MKKFLTGMLALVLGAAALSGCSGGNNTNTNTDAAGGGDTGKKVKLTAIMTKHPLTQEFSKMQWLQEAEERAGVEIEWQEVTADWDQKKGTLLASGDIPDLIVGVNSITDADFSQFPGLFEDMSGLIKDYGPNVQAMFDAKPETKVIATQLDGKIYGLPKYQRFWPETTTRQFINQKWLDNLGLQMPTNWDELFDVLKAFKDEDANGNGDKNDEIPMDFAPTGTVAFGAFMPTVLMGSEGITLTDNSGLGYFVEDGKVKNFFTDERYKTLVAFLNKCFSAGLINPEVFTQDYTKYQSVARGNGDTAAVGFTWGWEVTDRVGNALAPQYTSMSPLKVSADSTSKISWSYDYNSLNYGVNAIQMSAKSKHKEAAMKFINELYDPTVSMQVLFGSLGTNIGDNGDGSYSILPPADPAMDPGTWKWTSSWADNGAMYIADSLKLTLGTDMQSVGSQTEPLKAALDGINKDTDVLPSMFIKYSAADNNTMSLNNTGMMSLALSKWSQWITKGGIDSEWDDYVKNIGKTGVDKNIEIIQKYYDDYKKNQ